The following nucleotide sequence is from Juglans microcarpa x Juglans regia isolate MS1-56 chromosome 6D, Jm3101_v1.0, whole genome shotgun sequence.
GTTTATCAATTACATTGTAAATCGTCTTTTTTAATGATGGCGTTCTCCACACAATGACTTAGACCTCATTTGGTTAAGCAGTtctgatgagataaaatattttaaatggtagtaatattttttaattaagatgggatgaaatggtttgtaaaAAAGTATGTGTTTAGAtactgagatgagatgagatagtttttactttttaaaatttgataaagaagTGGATTCTATTAATGATTGAAAATCATTTCATAATGATTgataataattatgaatatattaataaaaaataatattataattaattaaaaaatgtaccgtaaataaatttatatctcaaaatattttttttaatgttgactGAAATTACTCTATATttccaccaaaaattaaaatggtgGATTTTGGCAAAAGGGATGAAGCGTGAACAAAGATGAGGAATGATCTCAAAATGGgatgggaaaaaagaaaagagaactgTGGGAATGAAGAAGCAAATAGTTCTTTTGCACTGTTCACTAAATTTCTTAtagtttatttcaattttatactgtttatttattgtttaggtcagttttatattattcatttattgttTATGTCAGTTTTGTAatgttcatttaatattttactgtttatatcaattattaatttcaaaacgcagaaataaaataaaaacaacccaCTTGGTGTTTGGATAGGCAGATGAGACTTGTAGTACAATCCAGATGAGATAGTGCGGGCATCCAAGCCGGGCTTAGTCAGAGGATACAGTCTCAGATCCAATTTgttggaaattatttattttttatgctttttatgTTCATACTATATCTGTTGCGATTTGTTAAGTTCTCCCATTCCCTTCTCCtgtatttctaattttaatataattattgtttagaaaaagaaagaaaaatgaaaaactgttcggaaaaaaaaaattacgctATATGTTTTACTCTTATATTATGTTCATGTTTGAGATTAtggtgaaaaatataatttataattttaaaatttataacttatatgttaagtaataagttttattattaaaaaattatttatttttaaacatgttatatttgtttggaaataaattaaaaaaataatttcagagATAGAAATGAGGATcgtttaatttctttttaaaattataaccatatcattaaaagtttaaaaattgtaattatctaaaagttatattaatattttaatcgattaacagtctttttaaaatttaaattacattctaaattattaaaaaaaatacatgtaaagaaaatcatcaaaataatttttttttcaatcgtACTTGTTAActtatttgatattaaaaagtaaCATTCAAacgatttattttttctattaaatagatttaatactatttaaatattttttaagattccTAACGTAATCACATACACACCTTTgtgttaatttaattttgttgttcaaattttggattaatttctatttaaaaatagttaaagaattaaaattaaaaacattaacgattttttaatataatttgactTGTCTTTCACTTTTTCTGTCCACAGCGCCAGGGCTCAGAGGTCAGCACTCGAACAGTCtctatctacatatatatatatatatatgtatctatctacatatatatatatcgaggTTCGTTTTCCTCCTAATGTTCTTCCTTCCTCGTTGCTAGTCATTCCAAATCCCCCTCATTCTCAAATTCCTCCCAGCTGATTTCCAAAATCCTCTATATTTTCCTTCAACGATCGTGATTGCATTTCAATTGTATGCGGGAGGGGCTATCCATCCTCGACCGAATCACGTCACGGCCGTCGATTCTATGTAGGTTTGATTCCCTCACTTTTCAACTCTAATTCCATTACTTTTCAATCATTAATTTCTGATTTACCGAGTTCCCCGATGATCGATGGGGAGGGGACTCGTGGGGCCCCTGCCAAGGCTGCCTCTGCTGACCTATCCGATTCTTTCCCCCAACCGAAATCGGACAGTGGAGGCGATGCCTCACCCGTATCTCCATCTCCGTCGCGGTATTCGTCATGTGGAGAGTCGGAGTTCGAGCGCTATTGCAGCGCCAACTCGGTAATGGGTACCCCGAGCATGTGTAGCACAATCTCCGTGTTTAATGACTGCGTGGAGTCGGAGTTGTTTGGGTCTATGAGGAGTGATAGTGGTTTAGAGAATTTTAGTTTGGGAGGGAGGTTTGATAGGAATCAAGAGGACCCAAGACTTTCTGGTCTCGGTGATGAAGATTCAGGAGATAGAAATGTTGAATTTTGCGAAGTAAATATGGTAGATGAAGAGGCGAGGGTAAAGAGCGGAGCTAGTAGGACGTTGGAATTGTATGATACTGGGGAACTTGACATTTCACACGAAATGATAGCTTTGGGGGTTGCAAGTGGGTCAGTTGTGGGGTTCAATGATGATTCGGTTGAAGTTGGACGAAGTGAAGACGATGATGAAGATTCTATAGGGTCCAGAGAAGATGGTAAGTTAGGAGTATTTCAGGGTAGCGTTGAAGGGAACCTGTATAGGGACAGAGTTGGAGTAGGTTCTTCATCTAGGTCTGTTGGTGAAGGGGATTGTAGTTGCTATGATGGGTCGAGTTTGCTACCTGATTTTCAGTTTGATGGAAGGGCTACAGAGAGGGAGGAAGAGGGAACATCATCAAGATATGAGCATTCAGAGGGTGAAGATTCGATGTATAATTATGGTACAGATGATGAGTGTAAGGATGATTTGTTTGTTCAGAGAAACATGCATCATGTTCGGGAAGCAAAAGTGGAGAATGAAAATCCATTGCTCATGAACTCATCTGTGGCATTTGGTTCTGAAGATTGGGATGATTTCGAGCAAGAAATGGAGGGAGGTACACAGGTTTCTTTCACACTGGATGCAGTTCAGGACCAGAAAGAAAATATACCTAAAGTCGAGGGAAACCTTCAGAACTCAAATTATGAGTTATTCGTCAGGGTTCCAAGTACTGATCAAATGAACCAAGGACAAGTTGTGGCAGACATGCCTTTGGCCAAGAAACAAGATGAAGGTGATTATGCATTGGATAATGATATTGATATCTGTTCTCTGACCCCAAATGAGGCTTCAAATTTGTCTGAAGCAGAACAAATAGAAGATGTGAGGGACCATGTTGAAACCAGTTATCAAGTTCAAGGTGTTGACGAATTGGGTGGATATACGAAAAATACTTCTGTGATTCTTACTGGTTCTTCCAATCTCAATGAACCAGATCAAGATCTGAGAGACACTACTGTTACCAACAATCAAGTTCGAGCGGCTGACGAATCTGAATGTTTTGCAAGCACTGTCTTACAAATGGAGCTGGAGCAACCTGCACAAGAAGTACCTGTGGAGATGGCTTTGAACATTGTGGATGGTGGCATGGAAAGGGGGCATCACTTTACTAAAACTGATGAAGTTATTGGCATTGACGACCgccaaattttagaaaatcGAGATTTGGggaattcaaaagaaaatttggaGCTCTTTGATATCACAACTAATCAATGTGGTTCCCACTCAACTGTATCCCCTAAAAACATAAACACCGAATTATTTGAAGATCACAAGAATATGTTAATGTCATCAGTGTCtgaaaataagatgaagataGTTTCCAATCCTCCTGTTTCGGCTGATCTTTCTGATGGTCGTCCCACATCACTTCAGGTCAGTGATTAATTGCTCTGCAGTTGTATTTTTGGCAGCTAAAGAACTAGATTTGGTAATTTGTGTTGTAACTTTGTCTAGTTTATGATTGAAAGACTAAACTGTTTAGGTTCTCTTGTCATTTTGTTCTGGAAACTTTAATATGCATACAGATTTAAGTTTTAAAGATTAAGGGCGTGTTTGGGAAacactatctcatctcatctcaaaatttctcatagttttcttcccaaacatcacttaaacacaaacacattttaatttcaaatcttcaaatttttcatctaatcattacctaattattacaaatttcccaaacttccaaacaaaacacaaaaaataatactattttttcaaatttaaaaaaaacaataatattaaaaaataatattctaacaatattttaactttataatattttttattcaactttttctctctccttttccaaaacccaataaacatcttaactcaaactatttcactactatttgtaaaattctcatctcatttcatcccccaagcatcccctaatttcttttttgatggATAtgtcttaaaaatcatattcaCACAGTCATTTAGGTGATATTGGGAAATTCATCAATATTTAGagatgttttaataaaatgcacaaaattGATGCTGGAACCAGGAATTTAGAACTGAACCAAAACAATTTGCTTCACTTGTTTGTTCTGGTTTCAGAACTTGGTTCCTGGAATCTAGTCAACATTCTGGCTTGCTAAAGTTTGTAATGTATTCTGATTATATATCTTAGTTGATGTGTCATGTAGCTTTTGCGCTTATATAGTTGAACGACTACCATATGTGCGTATGTGCTATGGCAGTCTTAAATTTTTCTGTTAGGAATCCTTTGTGTATGGTCCTTCAAAATTAACAGTTAATCGGGTTATTCTTATGTTTTGTTCCAATTTCCGCAGGCAGACAATCTTGATATAAATGAATTCTATGATGAGGTTGTTCATGAAATGGAAGAAATCTTACTCGACTCTGGCAAGACTCCTGAGGCTAGATTCTCTCATGATAATACGATGTTTCAGTCACAGCTGTCTCTACCTTTAAGAGATGGCGGGTCAACTGCTTCTACTTCTGGTATAGATGATTCTTGCCCACACATTCATCACTCAGTGAGAATTGATGGGGTTGAAGTGGTTGGTGCAAGACAGAAGAAGGGGGATATCTCCTTTAGTGAAAGACTGGTTGGAGTGAAGGAATACACCGTGTATAAAATAAGAGTGTGGAGTGGCAAGGATCAATGGGAGGTTGAACGACGATACCGTGATTTTTTTACTCTATATCGTCAATTGAAAACATTATTTGCTGATCAAGGCTGGATTCTACCTTCTCCCTGGTCTTCTGTAGAAAAGGAATCCAGAAAGATTTTTGGGAATGCATCTCCTAATGTTATATCAGAGAGAAGTGTTCTTATTCAAGATTGTTTACGTTCAGTTCTCCATTCCAGGTTATTTTCCCGTACCCCAAGTGCATTGGCTTTGTTTTTGTCCTCACAAGATTCATTTCCTAGCTCTCCCCTGTCAAATACGCCGGTGCCCCAGTCTACATCTTTTGCTAGAAGGGAAGACACAGAAAACATTTCCACATTAGGGGAGACGATATCACTTATTGTTGAAATTCATCCCTACAAATCTATGAAACAGATGCTAGAAGCACAACATTATACATGTGCTGGATGTCACAAACATTTTGATGATGGGAAGACTCTGATGAGAGACTTTGTACAGACATTTGGTTGGGGCAAGCCTCGACTTTGTGAATACAGTGGTCAATTATATTGCTCTTCATGCCATACAAATGAGACTGCAGTCTTACCTGCCAGAGTTTTGCATCATTGGGATTTTACCCTATATCCAGTTTCTCAATTGGCTAAATCGTATCTGGATTCTATTCACGATCAGGTAATTTGGAGACTGACACTCATTCTTTATGGTTTGGAACGTTGCTATTTTTAGCTTCTTAATGCATGTAAATTAGtggatatcttttttttttttttttatttattttttatataagtaaaaatattatatatatcaataggagtagccaagtacactggatgtatacaagaaaacacctaagccatactagagagctccgaatgacccaaaaagcctgtgaaaaactacccaaaatacatcAAACCCGACTTGGAATaaaacacacctccccaaccccaacccatTGATTCCCGTAGACTAGTACTCCACCCGAAACACCCTCTATGAGAACGTCTTCATGATGCCCACACTTTAGTCTTTCCTTGACTTGAGCTATcgcccttagcgtcgtagttgattccTCAAGAAAGACGCTtcaactccctgcttttcttaaagcTTGATTTGGTATCACTCGAGTGGCTCGCTTCAATCGtagtgagtagtgctttaaattggtattcacatcctccatgtgagagTCCCACGATATGCTGGATCTCATTAACCTTTTGCAAAACTCAATCCGGTGATGATCTAGCTATATTGTTTAATGAAGAGATACCAAGGGGACAACATCTTCCCCTAACATAGTTCCTATGTTCCCAAAGGAACACCAAGTCCTAAACATTGACCCTTGcaaggcaccaacgacaaaccCTTATACAAATCCCGTGCCTCCTCAACAACTCCATTGGTACtctccattggagattctgggtaggcagcaagtcccttcaccttTGGCGACCCTGTATGTACAATTTCGAAGGACCCTACATCTCTTTCAGACCTTGGCGTTACACCATTATCTTTCAACTCTGACGtgggagccatagtttcttcaaGGCTGACCAAGGGTGTAACACAAACTATCGGTCTTTCCTGTAACACCTGCGGCGAAGGGCATTCCATTAATGGAGATCTAATGTGTAAGAAGCATTTAGAGAGTATTTTGTTCATTTGCTCTTTAAAAAATTAGCAAAAAGCAAGActtctattttatataaatccTGTTATCATATTTAATAGTGAGCACAAATATAACTGCATGTACGCAGCACCTAGTTATGCGAATTGATAACCTTATCTCCAACTCTAATGCCTTCTTTTTGTaggcaaagggaaaaaaattgcTGTAGACAAGTTCATAATTGATATTGAAAGCAGGCTTCTTTTAAATTTTCCAAGATCTATTAGAATTGACAATTAATCTAAATATCTTGTCTTTCCCttgtcatctctctctctctctctctctctctctctcccctccctcCTTGCAGTTTCCACACACCCGACCATATTAGTCTCAAATATCATGACGAGGTTGTAGATCTATCTCATTCcaggatttttttcttctttcctgaAATGGCTCTGTGAGAAAATATTATAGGGAAAAGGTAGTAAATAAATAACGAGTTATAGTCCTATGTTGCTTGACTAAATGTTACTATGCACTTGCTGTGTATTTCGTCAGGGACATGCATTATAACATATTATGTTACAATAATCTTATTAAGAAAAAGTGAGAAGTACACAGGAAGTGTACTGACATGCATGATAAATGGTTTTTTAGTCTGTTTTTCTTCACACATTTTAAAATCAAGTTAATCTTTCATTTTCAACTTAACGT
It contains:
- the LOC121234303 gene encoding uncharacterized protein LOC121234303 isoform X1, whose translation is MIDGEGTRGAPAKAASADLSDSFPQPKSDSGGDASPVSPSPSRYSSCGESEFERYCSANSVMGTPSMCSTISVFNDCVESELFGSMRSDSGLENFSLGGRFDRNQEDPRLSGLGDEDSGDRNVEFCEVNMVDEEARVKSGASRTLELYDTGELDISHEMIALGVASGSVVGFNDDSVEVGRSEDDDEDSIGSREDGKLGVFQGSVEGNLYRDRVGVGSSSRSVGEGDCSCYDGSSLLPDFQFDGRATEREEEGTSSRYEHSEGEDSMYNYGTDDECKDDLFVQRNMHHVREAKVENENPLLMNSSVAFGSEDWDDFEQEMEGGTQVSFTLDAVQDQKENIPKVEGNLQNSNYELFVRVPSTDQMNQGQVVADMPLAKKQDEGDYALDNDIDICSLTPNEASNLSEAEQIEDVRDHVETSYQVQGVDELGGYTKNTSVILTGSSNLNEPDQDLRDTTVTNNQVRAADESECFASTVLQMELEQPAQEVPVEMALNIVDGGMERGHHFTKTDEVIGIDDRQILENRDLGNSKENLELFDITTNQCGSHSTVSPKNINTELFEDHKNMLMSSVSENKMKIVSNPPVSADLSDGRPTSLQADNLDINEFYDEVVHEMEEILLDSGKTPEARFSHDNTMFQSQLSLPLRDGGSTASTSGIDDSCPHIHHSVRIDGVEVVGARQKKGDISFSERLVGVKEYTVYKIRVWSGKDQWEVERRYRDFFTLYRQLKTLFADQGWILPSPWSSVEKESRKIFGNASPNVISERSVLIQDCLRSVLHSRLFSRTPSALALFLSSQDSFPSSPLSNTPVPQSTSFARREDTENISTLGETISLIVEIHPYKSMKQMLEAQHYTCAGCHKHFDDGKTLMRDFVQTFGWGKPRLCEYSGQLYCSSCHTNETAVLPARVLHHWDFTLYPVSQLAKSYLDSIHDQPMLCVSAVNPFLFSKIPALLHVMAIRKKIGTMLPYVRCPFRRTINKGLGSRRYLLESNDFFALRDLIDLSRGAFAALPVMVEAVSNKIMEHITEQCLICCDVGVPCGARQACNDPSALIFPFQEAEVERCASCTSLFHKPCFEKLTYCSCGVQIRVEEGASYRPGGEGSRALGLLGRRSNSGLSVGLFSGLFAKAKPEKMEHKDGDNVILMGSLPSTSL
- the LOC121234303 gene encoding uncharacterized protein LOC121234303 isoform X2 encodes the protein MIDGEGTRGAPAKAASADLSDSFPQPKSDSGGDASPVSPSPSRYSSCGESEFERYCSANSVMGTPSMCSTISVFNDCVESELFGSMRSDSGLENFSLGGRFDRNQEDPRLSGLGDEDSGDRNVEFCEVNMVDEEARVKSGASRTLELYDTGELDISHEMIALGVASGSVVGFNDDSVEVGRSEDDDEDSIGSREDGKLGVFQGSVEGNLYRDRVGVGSSSRSVGEGDCSCYDGSSLLPDFQFDGRATEREEEGTSSRYEHSEGEDSMYNYGTDDECKDDLFVQRNMHHVREAKVENENPLLMNSSVAFGSEDWDDFEQEMEGGTQVSFTLDAVQDQKENIPKVEGNLQNSNYELFVRVPSTDQMNQGQVVADMPLAKKQDEGDYALDNDIDICSLTPNEASNLSEAEQIEDVRDHVETSYQVQGVDELGGYTKNTSVILTGSSNLNEPDQDLRDTTVTNNQVRAADESECFASTVLQMELEQPAQEVPVEMALNIVDGGMERGHHFTKTDEVIGIDDRQILENRDLGNSKENLELFDITTNQCGSHSTVSPKNINTELFEDHKNMLMSSVSENKMKIVSNPPVSADLSDGRPTSLQADNLDINEFYDEVVHEMEEILLDSGKTPEARFSHDNTMFQSQLSLPLRDGGSTASTSGIDDSCPHIHHSVRIDGVEVVGARQKKGDISFSERLVGVKEYTVYKIRVWSGKDQWEVERRYRDFFTLYRQLKTLFADQGWILPSPWSSVEKESRKIFGNASPNVISERSVLIQDCLRSVLHSRLFSRTPSALALFLSSQDSFPSSPLSNTPVPQSTSFARREDTENISTLGETISLIVEIHPYKSMKQMLEAQHYTCAGCHKHFDDGKTLMRDFVQTFGWGKPRLCEYSGQLYCSSCHTNETAVLPARVLHHWDFTLYPVSQLAKSYLDSIHDQPMLCVSAVNPFLFSKIPALLHVMAIRKKIGTMLPYVRCPFRRTINKGLGSRRYLLESNDFFALRDLIDLSRGAFAGVCLYCFWINVVWKHSLRNKCPCNP